A stretch of the Actinomycetes bacterium genome encodes the following:
- a CDS encoding AAA family ATPase: MRGRAAQLRGRRSECDVLDRLIEAVRAGESRALVVRGEPGMGKTALLDYVVEHASGCRVARAAGVQSEMELAFAGLHQLLASMLDRLERLPVPQRDALRTAFGLSPGSAPDRFWVALAVLSLLADVAEERPLVCLVDDEQWLDRASAQVLAFVARRLVAESVGLVFAARVPSDEVAGLPELVVEGLREGDARALLDAVLTGPLDARVRDRIVAETRGNPLALLELPRGLTPAELAGGFGLPDAVPLSGQIEETFRRRLDALAAETRRLLQLAAADPVGDPVLVWHAAGRLGIGAEAATPAAGAGLLEVGARVRFRHPLVRSAAYRSASLQERQDVHRALAEVTDPEIDPDRRAWHRAHAAPGPDEDVASELERSAGRAQARGGLAAAAAFLERAAMLTPEPARRARRGLAAARAKRDAGALDAALGLLVAVEAGPLDALRTAEVEHLRGQIALEQQRGSDAARLLLSAARRLEPLNAELARETHLEALVAAMAGDLDNPGGVLEAAEAARAAPPGPDPPRAVDVLLDAFALRLTEGYAAAAPTLTRALELVLATNVGTDEVGRGLWLAGSRPSITLALELWDAESWHALAARQAQVARDTGALVHLQFALNSLAGTHLLAGELTTAAVMIEEDRLIAQATGNQPVAYTEMMLAAWRGQEAQASELIEATLQEPTARGLGMFVNLATYASSVLYNGLGRHDAARDAAWRAFERDQVGYGPLVVSELAEAASRTGDVALVRAALQWLSERTRVTPTDWALGIEARIRALLSEGDIAERRYRESIARLGRTRVRAELARTHLLYGEWLRRERRRLDAREQLRTAHDMLATMGVGAASLIAELV; the protein is encoded by the coding sequence CTGGACCGGCTCATCGAAGCTGTTCGCGCGGGTGAGAGCCGGGCGCTGGTGGTGCGCGGCGAACCGGGCATGGGCAAGACGGCGCTGTTGGACTACGTGGTCGAGCACGCGTCGGGCTGCCGTGTGGCGCGCGCCGCGGGTGTCCAGTCGGAGATGGAGCTCGCCTTCGCCGGGTTGCATCAGTTGTTGGCGTCGATGCTGGATCGCCTCGAGCGTCTCCCGGTTCCGCAGCGTGATGCGCTGCGGACCGCGTTCGGCCTCAGTCCCGGGTCGGCGCCGGACCGCTTTTGGGTCGCCCTGGCCGTCCTGAGCCTGCTGGCCGACGTGGCCGAGGAGCGACCGCTGGTCTGCCTGGTGGATGACGAGCAGTGGCTCGATCGCGCCTCGGCGCAGGTCCTCGCGTTCGTGGCGCGCCGCCTGGTGGCCGAATCGGTCGGCTTGGTCTTTGCGGCCCGCGTTCCGAGCGATGAGGTGGCGGGGTTGCCGGAGCTGGTGGTCGAGGGTCTGCGGGAGGGCGATGCGCGCGCGCTACTGGACGCGGTGCTCACCGGGCCGCTGGACGCGCGGGTCCGCGACCGGATCGTCGCCGAGACGCGCGGCAACCCGTTGGCGCTGTTGGAGCTGCCGCGGGGGTTGACGCCGGCGGAGCTGGCGGGCGGGTTCGGACTCCCCGACGCGGTACCGCTCTCGGGGCAGATCGAGGAGACCTTCCGGCGGCGGCTCGACGCTCTTGCGGCCGAGACCCGGCGCCTGCTGCAGCTCGCGGCGGCCGATCCGGTGGGCGATCCGGTGCTGGTGTGGCACGCAGCCGGGCGGCTCGGGATCGGTGCCGAGGCTGCGACGCCGGCGGCCGGGGCCGGCCTGCTCGAGGTCGGCGCCCGGGTGCGGTTTCGTCATCCGCTGGTGCGCTCGGCGGCCTACCGGTCGGCGTCGCTTCAGGAGCGGCAGGACGTGCACCGCGCCCTGGCGGAGGTCACCGATCCGGAGATCGATCCCGATCGTCGCGCCTGGCACCGGGCCCACGCCGCGCCCGGGCCCGACGAGGACGTCGCCTCCGAGCTGGAGCGTTCGGCCGGGCGGGCGCAGGCGCGCGGGGGCCTGGCCGCGGCGGCGGCGTTCCTGGAGCGCGCGGCGATGCTGACGCCCGAACCCGCTCGCCGTGCCCGGCGCGGGCTCGCGGCGGCCAGGGCGAAGCGCGACGCCGGCGCGCTCGACGCGGCACTCGGACTGCTGGTCGCGGTCGAGGCTGGGCCGCTTGACGCCCTGCGGACCGCCGAGGTGGAACACCTGCGCGGGCAAATCGCGTTGGAGCAGCAACGCGGCAGCGACGCTGCTCGGCTGCTCCTCAGCGCGGCCAGGCGCCTCGAGCCGCTCAACGCCGAGTTGGCGCGCGAGACGCACCTGGAGGCGCTCGTGGCCGCGATGGCCGGCGACCTCGACAACCCGGGCGGCGTGCTGGAGGCCGCTGAGGCCGCGCGCGCCGCGCCCCCCGGCCCCGACCCGCCGCGTGCGGTCGATGTCCTCCTTGACGCGTTCGCGCTGCGGTTGACGGAGGGGTACGCGGCGGCCGCGCCGACGCTGACCCGAGCACTCGAGCTGGTTCTCGCTACGAATGTCGGCACCGACGAGGTCGGCCGCGGGCTCTGGCTCGCCGGTTCTAGACCCAGCATCACGCTCGCCCTCGAGTTGTGGGACGCCGAGTCCTGGCATGCCCTGGCCGCCCGCCAGGCGCAGGTCGCCCGCGACACGGGCGCGCTCGTGCACTTGCAGTTCGCGCTCAACTCCCTCGCTGGAACTCACCTTCTCGCCGGCGAGTTGACCACGGCGGCTGTGATGATCGAAGAGGATCGCCTGATCGCTCAGGCGACCGGGAACCAGCCGGTTGCGTACACCGAGATGATGCTCGCGGCCTGGCGCGGCCAGGAGGCACAGGCGTCGGAGCTGATCGAGGCCACCTTGCAGGAGCCGACCGCACGCGGTCTGGGCATGTTTGTCAACCTCGCGACCTACGCGAGCTCGGTGCTCTACAACGGCCTCGGGCGCCACGACGCCGCGCGCGACGCCGCTTGGCGAGCATTCGAGCGCGATCAGGTGGGGTACGGGCCCCTTGTCGTGTCCGAGCTGGCCGAGGCGGCGTCCAGGACCGGTGACGTCGCGCTCGTCAGGGCCGCACTCCAGTGGCTGTCCGAGCGCACGCGGGTGACACCCACCGACTGGGCGCTGGGGATCGAAGCCCGCATCCGCGCCCTGCTCAGCGAGGGCGACATCGCCGAGCGCCGCTACCGCGAGTCGATCGCGCGCCTCGGCCGTACCCGCGTCCGCGCCGAGCTCGCCCGCACCCATCTGCTCTACGGCGAGTGGCTGCGCCGCGAGCGCCGCCGGCTCGACGCGCGCGAGCAGCTGCGCACCGCCCACGACATGCTGGCGACGATGGGCGTGGGGGCCGCCAGCCTCATCGCCGAACTCGTGTGA
- a CDS encoding DUF4232 domain-containing protein produces the protein MRMDELDERLAGLAEEGARNARPPAPAAIRHRSRRRRRRQAAGVVLLGLALVGAVVVARASSPVPSGPVTPTPTTQAPATPGGIVPWSSAPPRPPAPARPAAVPPGTPACTADRLHATAGWEGATGSLVGSVRFTSRGGAVCALNGYPTIQLLDQHGRALPTRTGRSGRSQATGVLVRPGTAATAAFVWSNWCGPNPGRVGLRVTLPGGGTLVPTVEAGTPRELTARCDAPGAPSSLSRGPFAAERPEPPPSPLEGLTATIGLPPTVVAGRPLRYTVTLANPTERPVSLRDCPSYMEAVLLRNDGKAVERHLLNCAPVGAIGPGQRVTFAMVLDLPARLRPGAGVLTWVMESVGVGTKVPVTVTGP, from the coding sequence ATGCGCATGGATGAGTTGGACGAGCGGCTCGCCGGCCTGGCCGAGGAGGGCGCGCGCAACGCCCGCCCACCCGCGCCGGCCGCCATCCGCCACCGCAGCCGCCGGCGCCGCCGGCGCCAGGCCGCCGGGGTGGTCCTGCTCGGCCTCGCGCTGGTGGGTGCGGTGGTGGTCGCCCGGGCCAGCTCGCCGGTGCCAAGCGGGCCGGTGACGCCGACCCCCACCACCCAGGCGCCGGCCACCCCTGGCGGGATCGTCCCGTGGAGCTCGGCGCCGCCCCGGCCGCCCGCCCCGGCGCGGCCTGCGGCGGTCCCGCCTGGCACGCCGGCCTGCACCGCGGACCGGCTCCACGCCACGGCCGGTTGGGAGGGGGCGACCGGATCGCTGGTGGGCAGCGTGCGCTTCACCAGCCGGGGAGGGGCGGTCTGCGCCCTCAACGGCTACCCGACCATCCAGCTGCTCGACCAGCACGGCCGGGCGCTGCCGACCAGGACGGGGCGCTCTGGCCGGAGCCAGGCCACCGGGGTGCTGGTACGGCCGGGGACGGCGGCCACCGCCGCGTTCGTCTGGTCCAACTGGTGCGGCCCCAACCCCGGACGGGTTGGCCTGCGCGTCACCCTGCCGGGTGGCGGCACCCTGGTCCCGACCGTCGAGGCCGGGACGCCCAGGGAGCTCACCGCCCGCTGCGACGCGCCGGGCGCCCCGTCGTCGTTGTCGCGCGGGCCCTTCGCCGCCGAGCGGCCCGAGCCACCACCGTCGCCGCTGGAAGGGCTCACCGCGACCATCGGGCTGCCGCCCACGGTCGTCGCCGGGCGGCCGTTGCGCTACACGGTGACGCTCGCCAACCCCACGGAGCGCCCCGTCTCGCTGCGCGACTGCCCCAGCTACATGGAGGCGGTGCTGCTCCGCAACGACGGCAAAGCCGTCGAGCGCCACCTGCTGAACTGCGCCCCGGTCGGGGCGATCGGCCCCGGCCAGCGGGTGACGTTCGCGATGGTCCTTGACCTGCCAGCCAGGCTGCGACCCGGTGCGGGCGTGCTGACCTGGGTCATGGAGAGCGTCGGTGTCGGCACGAAGGTGCCGGTCACGGTGACCGGCCCGTGA
- a CDS encoding right-handed parallel beta-helix repeat-containing protein translates to MRRFLPLPVLLATLLAAAVVFGGATVRAASSVSHSPQIGAQARPDLTFLSVQPQQIFHVRTPADGGNDSNPGTAQRPWATIGKALTTLTAGQTAHVHTGTYQESRVPTANAGLPAKPIRLTAAPNEQAPTILGGVPSPGAPPLSGPFLWLTRSYWIVEGFKIDAAGSGDNAIRFDGVDHAVAQNIEAMNSTGGGAVAFSGATDAALLKGIVHNNPATPVPNSAVDRHGVLINSGSARVLIQGNRSYGNDGDSVQCQNTNPARPGVPTDITIEFNRFYQDVENAVDIKTCHNVSVRANKIYGYRAALAQNRSPQGFAMVVHENADGILVELNRVWDSGGALTIGAGNGTVGVVLARRNLVFDAPRIIESGKVLAEGNGFQAPGHVQDVWFLNNTFYNLAYRAIRLGSDAPVQRVQLLNNIVARANIGLNLYKQNVPVLSSNNNLFFQAPPVIDFNTTAITTWAAWQARGYDSASVIDKDPLFVPNPRHNDFYTLPGSPARDVAAPTGEPFCFTGLDIGFLESCFESWSGSVAAPARGEPTHSINGAYLTYRWAPRGRS, encoded by the coding sequence GGTGTTCGGTGGCGCCACTGTGCGCGCGGCTTCGTCAGTGTCGCACTCACCACAGATCGGGGCGCAGGCTCGCCCTGATCTGACGTTCCTGTCGGTTCAGCCACAACAGATCTTCCATGTCCGGACTCCCGCTGATGGCGGCAATGACAGCAACCCCGGCACCGCCCAACGGCCTTGGGCAACGATCGGCAAGGCGCTGACGACGCTGACCGCTGGACAGACTGCCCACGTGCACACCGGCACATACCAAGAGTCGCGCGTGCCAACCGCCAATGCGGGGTTGCCGGCCAAGCCGATCCGGCTGACGGCCGCCCCGAACGAGCAGGCACCAACTATCCTGGGCGGGGTTCCGTCCCCAGGCGCTCCGCCCCTGAGCGGCCCGTTCTTGTGGCTGACCAGGAGCTACTGGATCGTTGAGGGCTTCAAGATTGATGCCGCCGGGTCAGGAGACAATGCCATCCGCTTTGATGGCGTCGATCATGCTGTTGCCCAGAATATCGAGGCCATGAACAGCACTGGCGGGGGCGCGGTGGCGTTCTCTGGTGCCACTGATGCGGCGCTGCTCAAGGGCATCGTGCATAATAACCCGGCAACACCGGTACCAAACTCAGCGGTCGACCGTCATGGCGTCCTAATTAACTCCGGTTCAGCCCGGGTGCTCATCCAGGGCAACCGCTCTTACGGCAACGACGGCGACTCAGTACAGTGTCAGAACACCAACCCTGCGCGTCCGGGTGTTCCAACCGACATCACCATCGAATTTAACCGGTTCTACCAGGATGTCGAGAACGCCGTCGACATCAAGACCTGTCACAATGTGTCAGTACGCGCCAATAAGATCTATGGTTACCGAGCGGCACTCGCTCAGAATCGAAGTCCTCAGGGGTTCGCCATGGTGGTCCACGAGAATGCCGACGGCATCCTGGTCGAGCTCAACCGGGTGTGGGACAGTGGTGGCGCACTGACCATCGGCGCTGGCAATGGTACCGTCGGTGTCGTCTTGGCTCGGCGCAACCTTGTGTTCGACGCACCGAGAATTATCGAGAGCGGCAAAGTCCTCGCCGAAGGCAACGGGTTCCAGGCGCCAGGTCACGTCCAGGATGTCTGGTTCTTGAATAACACCTTCTACAACCTTGCCTATCGCGCGATTCGCCTCGGAAGTGATGCGCCCGTACAGCGCGTCCAGTTACTAAATAACATCGTGGCGCGCGCCAACATTGGCCTCAACCTCTATAAGCAAAACGTACCCGTGCTTAGCAGTAACAACAACCTGTTTTTTCAGGCACCGCCGGTAATCGATTTCAACACCACGGCAATCACGACGTGGGCGGCATGGCAAGCACGTGGCTACGACAGCGCATCCGTGATCGACAAAGATCCACTGTTTGTGCCGAACCCGAGACACAACGACTTCTACACGCTTCCAGGTTCACCTGCGCGCGATGTGGCCGCGCCGACTGGTGAGCCCTTCTGCTTTACCGGGCTCGACATCGGTTTCCTCGAGAGCTGTTTTGAATCTTGGAGCGGCAGTGTTGCCGCACCAGCAAGAGGGGAGCCTACGCATTCCATTAATGGCGCTTATCTGACCTACCGCTGGGCGCCCCGGGGCAGGTCGTAG
- a CDS encoding sigma-70 family RNA polymerase sigma factor, with protein MTGDGDFEAFYTATYDRLVGQLLVVVGSLEEAEDVVQEAFVRACGRWSHVRDYEVPEAWVRRVALNLASSGVRRARRRAALLVRLGPAADVPALSVDAVALTRTLRKLPLRGREALVLHHVVGLSVQEIAGELGVPVGTVTARLSRARARLARLLAAEGEEIGHAHG; from the coding sequence ATGACCGGCGATGGGGACTTCGAGGCCTTCTACACGGCCACCTACGACCGGCTGGTCGGTCAGCTCCTCGTCGTCGTCGGCAGCCTCGAGGAGGCCGAGGACGTCGTCCAGGAGGCGTTCGTCCGCGCCTGTGGCCGCTGGTCCCACGTGCGCGACTACGAGGTCCCCGAGGCATGGGTCCGGCGCGTCGCGCTCAACCTGGCCAGCAGCGGCGTGCGGCGGGCACGGCGCCGCGCAGCGCTGCTGGTCCGCCTCGGCCCGGCGGCCGACGTGCCGGCCCTTTCGGTCGACGCGGTCGCGCTCACCCGCACGCTGCGCAAGCTGCCGCTGCGCGGCCGGGAGGCGCTGGTCCTGCACCACGTCGTCGGCCTGTCGGTGCAGGAGATCGCCGGCGAGCTCGGGGTCCCGGTGGGGACGGTCACGGCGCGGCTGTCGCGCGCCCGCGCGAGGCTCGCCCGCCTGCTCGCCGCCGAGGGGGAGGAGATTGGCCATGCGCATGGATGA